A portion of the Sabethes cyaneus chromosome 3, idSabCyanKW18_F2, whole genome shotgun sequence genome contains these proteins:
- the LOC128741752 gene encoding exostosin-3 — MANYESLMGGGSTSGTSICNWLKRMKLYRIGIVIAVCLLLISFIFYCLLLNDETNTQNNDIHRTRSQLEAFEEISPLKAADLKLRIDEMLRIKGTVSLELRDLEARRQKLQSDIGLYNQKIDELKQELGRQQTELERLKISVEQAQVAQQEAVLRNTPELALPKPLFSVSIPERNQPISSSQVRDCKMSTCFDHSRCSLTSGFPVFLYDPDTNSVVNRGFDIDGFLKTTIKQTLGYNAHLTNDPKKACVFMVLVGEALAEQEMQRNNRYGVSSIKNVVRTPAFSSLNVTRLKQLPFWGGDGRNHVLLNFARRDLSLGTGNVFRQINTGRAMLVQSSFEESQFRRGFDIIVPPILGPPGGDVWQECSAMLPARRKYLLSFQGEMNVQQNQSSLNHVDEEAETVDDFIIEHLKEMSSGHTQDRFLLQFECIPATEQRNPSAVRDWSLCGTDNSRKSILKDSTFTLLLSPGGNSISSTLFNARLYEALRAGAIPVVLGGDQVELPYAETIEWRRVAILLPKARITELHFLLRAIPDADLLSMRRQCRLIWERYLSSVQATVDTVIASLRDRLGIPPKPVPAIVAHSVFNTSFVPLKSDPVLDTEPEESLGPIEPPYPSPAFRRNYTALLIQSREAWNDWADPFALYPQLPFDPVLPSDAKFIGSHMGFRPIGKGAGGAGKEFGEALGGNYPREQFTIVILTYEREQVLMDSLSRLYGLPYLHKVIVVWNSPKPPLEDLRWPDIGVPVHVVRAPRNSLNNRFLPFDAIETEAVLSVDDDAHLRHDEILFGFRVWREHRDRVVGFPGRFHAWDTNTLDAWNYNSNYSCELSMVLTGAAFIHKYYTYLYTYALPQAIRDKVDEYMNCEDIAMNFLVSHVTRKPPVKVTSRWTFRCPGCPVSLSEDDTHFQERHKCINFFTKVFGYTPLLNTQYRADSILFKTRIPHDKQKCFKFI; from the exons ATGGCCAATTACGAATCACTGATGGGAGGTGGTTCCACATCCGGAACTAGTATTTGTAACTGGTTGAAGCGCATGAAGTTATACAGAATAGGGATCGTGATCGCAGTTTGCTTGCTTCTGATATCTTTTATATTCTACTGCCTACTGCTTAAC GACGAAACAAATACACAAAACAATGATATCCACCGAACAAGATCTCAGCTCGAAGCGTTCGAAGAGATTAGTCCCTTGAAAGCCGCAGATTTAAAGCTGAGAATAGATGAAATGCTAAGAATAAAGGGAACGGTTTCGCTCGAGCTTCGAGACCTTGAAGCACGACGACAAAAATTACAATCCGATATTGGGTTGTATAATCAAAAAATAGATGAACTCAAACAGGAGCTGGGCCGCCAGCAAACGGAACTAGAAAGGCTAAAAATATCGGTAGAGCAGGCTCAAGTGGCTCAACAGGAAGCAGTCCTTCGGAATACACCTGAATTAGCACTGCCGAAGCCGTTATTTTCGGTATCCATTCCGGAAAGAAATCAACCTATTTCGTCATCGCAAGTGCGCGACTGCAAGATGAGTACATGTTTCGACCATTCTCGATGTAGTTTGACATCCGGATTCCCAGTGTTCTTGTATGATCCGGACACGAATTCAGTAGTTAATCGAGGATTTGATATTGACGGGTTTTTGAAAACAACTATCAAACAGACGCTTGGATACAATGCCCATTTGACTAATGACCCCAAGAAGGCTTGTGTATTCATGGTGCTCGTTGGAGAAGCCCTTGCCGAACAAGAAATGCAACGTAATAATAGGTATGGTGTCAGTAGTATAAAAAATGTTGTCCGGACTCCTGCCTTCTCGAGTTTAAATGTCACACGATTGAAACAATTGCCATTTTGGGGAGGAGATGGTAGAAATCATGTTCTCCTGAACTTCGCGCGGCGCGATTTGAGTTTAGGAACGGGCAACGTATTCCGTCAAATAAATACCGGCCGAGCGATGTTGGTGCAGTCAAGCTTTGAGGAAAGTCAGTTTCGACGTGGATTTGATATAATTGTACCGCCCATTTTGGGACCTCCAGGCGGTGATGTCTGGCAGGAATGTAGCGCTATGCTACCAGCTAGAAGAAAATATCTGTTGAGTTTTCAAGGAGAAATGAATGTTCAACAAAATCAATCCAGCCTCAATCATGTAGACGAGGAAGCAGAGACGGTAGACGACTTTATAATTGAACACCTTAAAGAGATGTCATCCGGACATACACAGGATCGTTTTCTTCTTCAGTTTGAGTGCATTCCTGCCACAGAACAACGAAACCCTTCGGCAGTTCGGGATTGGTCGTTATGTGGAACAGACAATTCTCGAAAATCTATACTGAAAGATTCCACGTTTACCTTACTATTGTCTCCAGGTGGGAACAGTATAAGTTCAACGCTGTTTAATGCACGTTTATATGAAGCACTGAGAGCTGGGGCCATACCAGTCGTTTTGGGTGGCGATCAAGTGGAACTGCCGTATGCTGAAACCATTGAGTGGCGTCGTGTTGCGATTTTGTTGCCAAAGGCAAGAATTACCgagttgcactttttgctgcGAGCCATTCCGGATGCGGATCTTCTGAGCATGCGACGACAGTGTCGGCTTATTTGGGAACGATACCTAAGTTCAGTTCAGGCAACAGTTGACACGGTTATTGCCAGTTTGAGGGATCGTCTTGGCATACCACCGAAGCCGGTTCCTGCAATCGTTGCGCATAGTGTATTCAACACAAGCTTCGTCCCTCTTAAGTCTGATCCAGTACTCGATACAGAACCGGAGGAGTCGTTAGGACCGATTGAGCCACCATATCCAAGTCCCGCGTTTAGACGAAATTATACAGCACTTTTAATACAATCACGTGAGGCTTGGAACGATTGGGCAGATCCCTTCGCATTATATCCGCAGTTGCCGTTCGATCCAGTCCTTCCCTCAGATGCAAAGTTCATTGGTTCGCATATGGGTTTTAGACCGATTGGCAAAGGAGCTGGTGGAGCCGGCAAAGAATTTGGAGAGGCTCTTGGCGGAAATTACCCTCGAGAGCAGTTTACAATTGTGATCCTTACTTATGAACGTGAACAGGTTTTAATGGATTCTCTCAGCCGTCTTTATGGACTGCCCTATTTACATAAGGTGATTGTTGTTTGGAATTCGCCAAAACCGCCACTGGAAGATCTGCGTTGGCCTGATATTGGCGTCCCAGTACATGTCGTTCGAGCTCCACGAAATTCATTGAACAATCGTTTTCTTCCGTTCGACGCAATCGAAACGGAAGCTGTTCTATCTGTCGACGACGATGCTCACCTGAGGCACGATGAGATTCTGTTTGGCTTCCGTGTTTGGCGTGAGCACAGGGATCGCGTTGTAGGCTTTCCCGGACGTTTTCATGCGTGGGACACTAACACGCTGGATGCATGGAACTACAATTCCAACTACAGCTGTGAGCTGAGCATGGTCCTTACGGGAGCTGCATTCATTCATAAGTACTACACGTACTTGTATACATACGCACTGCCGCAGGCGATTCGGGACAAAGTTGATGAATATATGAACTGCGAGGATATTGCTATGAACTTTCTAGTTTCGCATGTTACCCGTAAGCCACCGGTAAAGGTTACTTCACGATGGACGTTCCGCTGTCCTGGCTGTCCAGTGTCACTCAGTGAGGACGACACACATTTCCAGGAGCGGCACAAATGCATCAACTTCTTTACAAAG GTATTTGGTTACACGCCATTATTGAACACACAGTACCGGGCCGATTCCATCCTCTTCAAAACGCGAATACCACACGACAagcaaaaatgtttcaaattcaTCTAA
- the LOC128739854 gene encoding serine-rich adhesin for platelets-like has product MLEAEESVRLDQEIAYKLQHEHPEQFVTLVRMHLSFELDLNTDTENDPTGVEKLKTKKWKAFHKKGKSCTAKSISPEAAKSVLTKQNIRDVKQLINFLIQEKNIIQEGIFRKTGSLNRQNELKNGLVQGVTICLEKGDFTAHDCASVLKSFLADLSEPLLTEHYYSAYCQMAQFCNSKESLAVREDRLLTILQLLVLLLPKENNVLLKNIIDMLHKTIQHEATNKMSADNLATLFTPHLICPRKLSPEALHTTAQQMCGIISFMIRTGLRLFHIPPRLATDIRAFFVERKRRKTMSPDHILNESITSDSVANTVYTFVDREKTAEAHVMNSTDTALAQLYAHIQSLPESSRKKKLIKQFNRENGHGTPLQVLMLREKNSSGSATSKGPKSIGDSIKRHIFHKGMVSKTPKLKNQTPTYFQTPNGTVSQIPKQRVLFQTPVSSASSSPITLGKRCSAVSSSSSSSDGGLTSSESGTSSPNKGEPRSSNSSIASTSTSSCRYESKRNVEFSMEGETKTKKSRINSDETDEEPSPPEDDEDFVEQEGDHIGDTDEDELRDEGTTLSDIEEDRYCSPNLSDSRSKFKSEPNLSTIVYEETRERPATGKERKLSFLKNKLIKGVSMGSLRLPFGQEHRSGKKSTSSTSLLKCCFEDHLKNAKRSIEGSSSSMASIASSDYRRSREKQSSLSSLLCKTPSTGSEEYDGANIINENHANMDASGWNVGCLTNTPALSGRESMSPITKSTQRMPKSMQESIMTPRSRKPVMLLAGMNVGEHQQTTYTNHSSFSSLREEDEEEITDAVNNVLVASQNEPNCIQMTVGSEGNTALIQSSNSSSSMTESGALNLNDASTSLTSTFRDYLLSRSVLTDSPADLSFSSQPDDFDTSTELDDLSESKMSESLLFCLNGNEPANDETLMNQHKIDSTVDCSNSNNSTSVNEIVLSSRTALDETSL; this is encoded by the exons ATGCTCGAAGCAGAGGAATCAGTAAGGTTGGACCAAGAGATTGCATATAAATTGCAACATGAACATCCAGAGCAGTTTGTTACACTTGTTCGAATGCATTTGTCATTCGAATTGGATTTAAATACAGATACGGA GAACGATCCAACCGGCGTTGAGAAactaaaaacaaagaaatggAAAGCTTTTCACAAGAAAGGAAAATCCTGTACTGCAAAATCCATCTCGCCGGAAGCCGCAAAATCTGTACTTACGAAGCAAAACATTCGCGATGTGAAACAACTTATTAATTTTCTTATTCAAGAAAAAA ataTAATCCAAGAAGGAATTTTTCGAAAAACGGGCTCTCTCAACAGAcaaaatgaactgaaaaatgGTCTAGTCCAAGGCGTAACCATTTGCCTTGAAAAAGGTGATTTTACAGCTCACGATTGCGCTAGTGTGCTCAAAAGCTTTCTAGCCGATTTGTCGGAACCACTTTTGACGGAGCATTATTACTCAGCTTATTGTCAAATGGCGCAGTTTTGTAATTCTAAAGAATCACTGGCGGTGCGGGAAGACCGTCTCCTGACTATTCTACAGTTGCTAGTTCTACTGCTGCCAAAAGAAAATAACGTTCTTCTAAAAAATATAATCGATATGCTGCACAAAACCATTCAACATGAAGCGACCAACAAAATGTCGGCAGATAATTTGGCCACCTTGTTCACGCCGCACTTGATATGTCCTCGGAAATTATCTCCAGAGGCACTGCATACCACTGCTCAGCAGATGTGCGGCATAATAAGCTTTATGATTCGAACAGGTCTCCGACTGTTTCACATCCCGCCAAGATTAGCCACAGATATTCGAGCATTTTTCGTCGAACGGAAGCGGCGAAAAACGATGTCGCCCGATCATATATTAAATGAATCAATAACCTCTGATTCAGTGGCCAATACTGTGTACACCTTCGTAGACCGGGAAAAAACGGCCGAAGCACATGTAATGAATTCAACCGATACCGCGCTAGCACAGCTCTATGCACACATTCAAAGTCTTCCTGAATCTTCACGCAAAAAGAAACTGATTAAGCAGTTCAACCGCGAGAACGGTCACGGTACCCCGCTGCAGGTACTGATGTTGAGGGAGAAAAATTCCAGCGGTTCAGCCACGTCCAAAGGACCGAAATCGATAGGGGACTCGATCAAGCGACACATCTTCCACAAGGGAATGGTTTCCAAGACACCGAAGCTAAAAAATCAAACGCCAACGTACTTTCAG ACTCCAAATGGCACAGTGTCGCAAATTCCCAAGCAAcgtgttttgtttcaaactccGGTTTCCTCAGCCTCCAGTTCGCCAATTACGCTTGGCAAGCGTTGTTCCGCTGTATCCTCATCTTCGTCATCTTCTGACGGAGGACTAACTAGTTCTGAATCCGGGACGTCTTCCCCAAATAAAGGCGAACCAAGAAGTAGCAACAGCAGCATTGCCAGCACATCCACCAGCTCTTGTCGTTACGAGTCAAAGCGAAACGTTGAGTTTTCTATGGAAGGAGAAACGAAGACAAAGAAAAGTCGTATAAACTCAGATGAAACAGACGAGGAACCCTCACCTCCGGAGGATGATGAAGATTTCGTGGAACAAGAAGGAGATCATATTGGCGACACTGACGAGGATGAGCTGCGGGATGAAGGGACAACATTGAGCGATATAGAAGAAGATCGCTACTGCTCGCCGAATCTAAGTGATAGTCGATCCAAATTTAAATCAGAACCAAACTTGAGCACTATTGTGTATGAGGAAACCCGAGAACGTCCAGCCACTGGTAAGGAAAGAAAACTGTCCTTTCTTAAGAACAAACTAATAAAAGGTGTATCGATGGGTAGTTTGAGGTTACCTTTTGGCCAAGAGCATAGGTCAGGTAAAAAATCGACGAGCTCAACATCTTTGTTAAAGTGCTGCTTTGAGGATCACTTGAAAAATGCGAAGAGATCAATAGAAGGCTCATCTAGCTCAATGGCCTCTATAGCTTCATCAGACTATCGTCGGTCTAGAGAAAAGCAAAGCTCTCTGTCATCGCTGCTCTGTAAAACTCCTTCTACTGGAAGCGAAGAGTACGATGGGGCAAACATAATTAACGAGAACCATGCCAACATGGATGCAAGTGGTTGGAACGTTGGCTGTCTAACGAACACTCCAGCACTTAGTGGACGAGAATCAATGTCTCCGATAACGAAGTCTACACAACGGATGCCGAAATCGATGCAG GAATCAATTATGACTCCACGCTCTCGAAAACCCGTTATGTTGCTGGCTGGCATGAATGTCGGAGAACATCAACAAACGACCTACACCAATCATAGTAGTTTCTCTAGTTTGCGtgaagaagatgaagaagaaataaCCGATGCGGTAAATAACGTTTTGGTGGCATCTCAAAATGAACCAAATTGCATTCAAATGACCGTCGGCTCTGAAGGGAATACTGCTCTCATTCAATCATCCAATAGTTCGTCCAGCATGACTGAATCAGGGGCTTTGAATTTAAATGACGCATCAACCTCGTTGACCAGTACATTCCG CGACTATCTACTAAGTCGTAGTGTTTTAACCGACAGCCCCGCTGATCTTTCGTTCTCAAGCCAGCCAGACGATTTCGACACAAGCACCGAATTGGATGATTTGAGCGAATCAAAAATGAGTGAAAGCCTGCTCTTCTGTTTAAACGGAAATGAACCTGCTAACGATGAGACTCTTATGAATCAACACAAAATTGATTCGACTGTTGATTGTTCTAACAGCAACAATAGTACGTCTGTTAACGAAATTGTGCTGTCGAGTAGAACAGCACTGGATGAAACGTCCCTATGA
- the LOC128743266 gene encoding U6 snRNA-associated Sm-like protein LSm1, with amino-acid sequence MENPLFGTAHLLDEVDKKLMVLLRDGRTLIGYLRSVDQFANLVLHRTIERIHVGNEYGDIQRGVFIIRGENVVLLGEIDREKENNLPLKEISVDDILDAQRREQEAKQEKHRLIAKALKERGLNVNSELTQDEF; translated from the exons ATGGAAAATCCTTTATTCGGCACAGCTCATCTACTGGATGAAGTGGATA AAAAACTAATGGTTTTGCTGCGGGACGGTCGAACGCTTATCGGGTATTTGAGAAGCGTTGATCAATTCGCCAACCTGGTGCTCCATCGGACCATCGAGCGAATACATGTTGGCAATGAGTACGGAGACATCCAGCGTGGCGTTTTCATTATACGAGGAGAGAATGTTGTGCTGCTGGGCGAAATT GACAGAGAAAAGGAGAATAATCTACCCTTGAAAGAGATTTCTGTCGATGATATACTGGATGCGCAACGCCGTGAGCAAGAGGCCAAGCAGGAAAAGCATCGACTAATCgcaaaagcattgaaagaacGAGGTCTCAATGTGAATTCTGAACTAACACAAGATGAGTTTTAA